One Glycine soja cultivar W05 chromosome 2, ASM419377v2, whole genome shotgun sequence genomic region harbors:
- the LOC114371489 gene encoding WAT1-related protein At1g21890-like, translating into MFTNARPYLLLVAVQFGSAGMFIFAMDSIKKGMSHYVFIVYRNAIASVSLAPFAFVLERKVRPKMTFRVFSEIMALAFFEIMLDQCIALLGMKFTSASFLSAVMNSAHSVTFVMAVILRV; encoded by the exons ATGTTCACAAATGCAAGGCCGTATCTGCTGTTAGTGGCAGTTCAATTTGGGTCTGCTGGCATGTTCATATTTGCGATGGATTCTATAAAGAAGGGTATGAGCCATTACGTGTTCATCGTCTATCGTAATGCCATCGCCTCTGTATCTCTTGCTCCCTTCGCATTTGTTCTTGAAAG GAAAGTTAGGCCCAAGATGACTTTCCGGGTATTTTCAGAGATTATGGCACTGGCTTTCTTCGA AATAATGCTGGACCAGTGCATCGCCCTCTTGGGCATGAAATTCACGTCGGCATCTTTCCTATCTGCTGTTATGAACTCCGCTCACTCTGTTACTTTTGTGATGGCTGTCATTCTAAG GGTATAA